A portion of the Juglans microcarpa x Juglans regia isolate MS1-56 chromosome 1D, Jm3101_v1.0, whole genome shotgun sequence genome contains these proteins:
- the LOC121253780 gene encoding uncharacterized protein LOC121253780 isoform X6 has protein sequence MDHQDQKHEGHGVHCHKCGWPFPNPHPSARHRRAHKKICGTIEGYKLVDSEDNPHLNISDEEHLSDEDHAAPSPRVPEKTNNEKGSRGIGVRSNRSEDDLFSDAVAEFSDGGVSAGNEDVEKVAKDDPKIIVGVADIIQPPSISADSSQVENPEVPQSTANQLGSKLHLEDHMLSSTTSSMARSISHYITEESVMLSHDRACPPDDSNIIKPETLTDASQGNVKANAREDVTECSLPCVVQEADTKGTEESNRNFTDFMVSTSRFAGESFETVPKLEETVEQSLDPLTADRVFKSEEDHHDGSSSKKNQNDPPPEVYPADHVNASFDSSQIEVDAAQIGNHASSGSMVDSGNRKEEGNYNASVLSVSGGSANHVNASIDTTQIKVDATEEIHHANSGHIIESCNRNGEENADLNVLSVTDDASIVNHPGVVVEHFKDTKEVKLQEYAILDSCTTITDKEDSAKDSASEENSSSFQSRQLSEGTELPSGHIIESCNRNADVNVLSVTDDTSIVNHPEVVVEHFKDAKEVTLQEYAIPDSCATITDKEDSAKDSASEENSSSFQSRQLSEGIEVPSSISVLGDSVEHEGGSIKVGIEVLAEEGAEVSQIKVAINEIGSPAEVVIPDIEENHMVQSHEEQETNDIHCNELMVNFPQSATKHLSDAGSNQVINLVGVDDAASHEQARNERLDIVGDDNGKGATEENCNKITSKNAESTGNLSESLVDPTMDLPEGDEAGDHEKGKTEKYDIDGTDSREGPKEDDLSIKPKLTSESTSSLHESQAVADDIRDGSLKKLPEHEFMHLDGVSHSSRVGDDTVLDASLKYELNGSEKVEVESLGVSTANESYRGGDVNSLQKTSEDHIRQESNPSDLVTESSVQSSAAVEDNHVTEFGGSASGITSESLEGDNNNVKQQIAASAIDASVDSYSQTDSLEGNWGSVSVLSTQSVTAALIDTETLPSLDSQALAEAEKALLEKPKAAPERQRSDKSDMFEAPSFMTLVEPRDRSDQKGTASEVQTGQNPPQQSASLQAGWFPSLTHVVNDSQGRKKNEEIIAKVTNWSTGKQHTPLKSLLGEASLESKLKLKKAKENPAPATQKDETFPKDNGASVTTVNSILGPESHTTQAARTETKKEWNSPARYPSEIKREKRKVKGRPYWVQLVCCSSMN, from the exons ATGGATCACCAAGATCAGA AGCATGAAGGCCATGGAGTCCATTGTCACAAATGTGGCTGGCCTTTTCCAAACCCGCACCCAAGTGCCAGGCACAGACGTGCACACAAGAAGATTTGCGGAACTATTGAAGGCTACAAGCTGGTTGATTCGGAGGATAACCCCCATTTGAATATTTCCGATGAAGAGCATTTATCTGATGAAGATCACGCAGCCCCTA GTCCTAGAGTCCCGGAGAAAACTAACAATGAGAAGGGTAGCCGTGGCATTGGGGTAAGATCGAACAGATCAGAGGATGATCTGTTTTCGGATGCTGTTGCGGAATTTTCAGATGGTGGAGTTAGTGCGGGAAACGAAGATGTGGAAAAGGTTGCCAAGGATGATCCAAAAATTATTGTTGGCGTAGCTG ATATTATTCAACCACCAAGTATTTCTGCAGACAGCAGCCAAGTTGAAAATCCTGAAGTTCCTCAAAGTACAGCTAATCAGTTAGGGAGTAAACTACATTTGGAAGATCATATGTTAAGCTCTACAACCAGTTCAATGGCAAGGTCTATTTCACATTATATAACTGAGGAATCAGTTATGCTTAGTCATGATAGGGCATGTCCACCCGATGACTCAAATATTATCAAGCCTGAGACTCTGACAGATGCATCACAAGGCAATGTGAAGGCCAATGCCAGGGAGGATGTCACAGAATGCTCTTTGCCATGTGTTGTGCAGGAGGCTGATACAAAGGGAACTGAAGAAAGTAATAGAAATTTTACGGACTTTATGGTCTCAACCAGTAGATTTGCTGGCGAATCATTTGAGACTGTGCCGAAGTTGGAAGAAACAGTGGAACAATCTTTGGATCCTTTGACAGCTGATAGGGTTTTTAAGTCAGAGGAAGATCATCATGATGGGTCCAGTTCTAAGAAGAATCAAAATGATCCTCCCCCTGAAGTTTATCCTGCTGATCATGTGAATGCTTCTTTTGATTCTTCCCAAATCGAGGTGGATGCTGCACAGATAGGAAACCATGCCAGTTCTGGTAGTATGGTTGATAGTGGCAATCGAAAGGAAGAGGGAAATTACAATGCAAGTGTCCTTTCTGTGTCAGGTGGTTCTGCTAATCATGTGAATGCTTCTATTGATACTACTCAAATCAAGGTGGATGCTACAGAAGAAATACACCATGCCAATTCTGGCCATATAATTGAGAGTTGCAAtagaaatggagaagaaaatgCAGATCTAAATGTCCTTTCTGTGACTGATGATGCATCAATAGTCAACCATCCTGGGGTGGTTGTGGAACATTTTAAAGACACTAAAGAAGTGAAACTACAGGAATATGCAATCCTCGATTCCTGTACAACAATCACGGATAAGGAAGACAGTGCTAAGGATTCCGCTTCTGAGGAGAATTCTTCCAGTTTCCAGTCAAGGCAATTGAGTGAAGGAACTGAGCTCCCTTCTGGCCATATAATCGAGAGTTGCAATAGAAATGCAGATGTAAATGTCCTTTCTGTGACTGATGATACATCAATAGTCAACCATCCTGAGGTGGTTGTTGAACATTTTAAAGACGCTAAAGAAGTGACACTACAGGAATATGCAATCCCGGATTCATGTGCAACAATCACTGATAAGGAAGACAGTGCTAAAGATTCCGCTTCTGAGGAGAATTCTTCCAGTTTCCAGTCAAGGCAATTGAGTGAAG GAATTGAGGTCCCTTCTTCAATTTCTGTTTTGGGAGACAGCGTTGAACATGAAGGTGGGAGCATCAAGGTGGGTATTGAAGTGCTTGCTGAAGAAGGAGCTGAGGTTTCTCAGATCAAGGTGGCAATTAATGAAATAGGATCCCCTGCAGAGGTGGTGATCCCTGACATTGAGGAAAATCACATGGTCCAGTCTCATGAAGAACAAGAAACTAATGATATTCATTGCAATGAATTAATGGTGAATTTTCCACAAAGTGCTACAAAGCACCTATCTGATGCTGGAAGCAACCAAGTGATTAACTTAGTTGGTGTGGATGATGCGGCCAGTCATGAGCAAGCTAGGAATGAAAGACTTGACATAGTTGGAGATGACAATGGAAAAGGTGCTACAGAGGAAAATTGTAACAAAATCACTAGCAAAAATGCTGAATCTACAGGTAATCTCTCTGAATCCTTAGTTGATCCAACCATGGACTTACCTGAAGGTGATGAAGCTGGTGATcatgaaaagggaaaaacaGAGAAGTATGATATAGATGGAACTGACAGCAGGGAAGGACCTAAAGAGGATGACCTGTCAATTAAGCCAAAACTGACTTCTGAGTCCACTAGCAGTCTTCATGAATCACAAGCTGTTGCAGATGATATAAGGGATGGGTCTCTGAAGAAGTTACCAGAACATGAATTCATGCATTTGGATGGAGTTTCACATTCAAGCAGAGTTGGCGACGATACTGTTTTAGATGCTAGCTTAAAATATGAACTCAATGGCAGTGAAAAAGTGGAAGTAGAATCTCTTGGAGTAAGTACTGCTAATGAGTCATATCGTGGTGGAGATGTTAATTCATTGCAAAAGACTTCAGAAGACCACATCAGACAAGAGTCGAATCCGTCTGATTTAGTAACTGAATCTTCTGTTCAAAGTTCCGCTGCTGTTGAAGATAACCATGTAACAGAGTTTGGTGGGAGTGCATCTGGAATCACTTCGGAGTCTTTGGAAGGTGATAATAACAATGTTAAGCAACAGATTGCTGCATCTGCAATTGATGCTTCAGTTGACTCTTATAGCCAAACTGATAGTTTAGAAGGCAATTGGGGATCTGTTTCAG TACTTTCTACCCAATCGGTTACAGCGGCGCTTATTGATACTGAGACATTGCCATCATTAGATTCCCAAGCATTGGCAGAAGCAGAGAAAGCCCTCTTGGAGAAGCCAAAAGCAGCACCAGAGAGACAGCGTTCTGATAAATCAGATATGTTTGAGGCACCATCTTTCATGACATTAGTTGAACCTAGAGATAGGAGTGACCAAAAAGGTACTGCTTCAGAAGTCCAGACAGGACAGAATCCACCACAGCAATCTGCATCTTTGCAGGCTGGGTGGTTTCCTTCTCTTACTCATGTTGTTAATGATTCAcaagggagaaagaaaaatgaagagattATTGCGAAGGTAACAAACTGGAGTACTGGAAAGCAACACACTCCTTTAAAAAGCCTTTTGGGTGAGGCTTCCCTTGAGAGCAAACTAAAgttaaagaaagcaaaagaaaatccAGCTCCTGCAACACAAAAAGATGAAACATTTCCAAAAGATAATGGTGCTAGCGTCACAACAGTAAACTC
- the LOC121253780 gene encoding uncharacterized protein LOC121253780 isoform X2, with the protein MDHQDQKHEGHGVHCHKCGWPFPNPHPSARHRRAHKKICGTIEGYKLVDSEDNPHLNISDEEHLSDEDHAAPNIIQPPSISADSSQVENPEVPQSTANQLGSKLHLEDHMLSSTTSSMARSISHYITEESVMLSHDRACPPDDSNIIKPETLTDASQGNVKANAREDVTECSLPCVVQEADTKGTEESNRNFTDFMVSTSRFAGESFETVPKLEETVEQSLDPLTADRVFKSEEDHHDGSSSKKNQNDPPPEVYPADHVNASFDSSQIEVDAAQIGNHASSGSMVDSGNRKEEGNYNASVLSVSGGSANHVNASIDTTQIKVDATEEIHHANSGHIIESCNRNGEENADLNVLSVTDDASIVNHPGVVVEHFKDTKEVKLQEYAILDSCTTITDKEDSAKDSASEENSSSFQSRQLSEGTELPSGHIIESCNRNADVNVLSVTDDTSIVNHPEVVVEHFKDAKEVTLQEYAIPDSCATITDKEDSAKDSASEENSSSFQSRQLSEGTELPSGHMIESCNRNGEENADVNVLSVTDDTSIVDHPEVVVEHLKDTKEVKLQEYAILDSCATITDKEDSAKDSASEENSSSFQPRQLSEGIEVPSSISVLGDSVEHEGGSIKVGIEVLAEEGAEVSQIKVAINEIGSPAEVVIPDIEENHMVQSHEEQETNDIHCNELMVNFPQSATKHLSDAGSNQVINLVGVDDAASHEQARNERLDIVGDDNGKGATEENCNKITSKNAESTGNLSESLVDPTMDLPEGDEAGDHEKGKTEKYDIDGTDSREGPKEDDLSIKPKLTSESTSSLHESQAVADDIRDGSLKKLPEHEFMHLDGVSHSSRVGDDTVLDASLKYELNGSEKVEVESLGVSTANESYRGGDVNSLQKTSEDHIRQESNPSDLVTESSVQSSAAVEDNHVTEFGGSASGITSESLEGDNNNVKQQIAASAIDASVDSYSQTDSLEGNWGSVSVLSTQSVTAALIDTETLPSLDSQALAEAEKALLEKPKAAPERQRSDKSDMFEAPSFMTLVEPRDRSDQKGTASEVQTGQNPPQQSASLQAGWFPSLTHVVNDSQGRKKNEEIIAKVTNWSTGKQHTPLKSLLGEASLESKLKLKKAKENPAPATQKDETFPKDNGASVTTVNSILGPESHTTQAARTETKKEWNSPARYPSEIKREKRKVKGRPYWVQLVCCSSMN; encoded by the exons ATGGATCACCAAGATCAGA AGCATGAAGGCCATGGAGTCCATTGTCACAAATGTGGCTGGCCTTTTCCAAACCCGCACCCAAGTGCCAGGCACAGACGTGCACACAAGAAGATTTGCGGAACTATTGAAGGCTACAAGCTGGTTGATTCGGAGGATAACCCCCATTTGAATATTTCCGATGAAGAGCATTTATCTGATGAAGATCACGCAGCCCCTA ATATTATTCAACCACCAAGTATTTCTGCAGACAGCAGCCAAGTTGAAAATCCTGAAGTTCCTCAAAGTACAGCTAATCAGTTAGGGAGTAAACTACATTTGGAAGATCATATGTTAAGCTCTACAACCAGTTCAATGGCAAGGTCTATTTCACATTATATAACTGAGGAATCAGTTATGCTTAGTCATGATAGGGCATGTCCACCCGATGACTCAAATATTATCAAGCCTGAGACTCTGACAGATGCATCACAAGGCAATGTGAAGGCCAATGCCAGGGAGGATGTCACAGAATGCTCTTTGCCATGTGTTGTGCAGGAGGCTGATACAAAGGGAACTGAAGAAAGTAATAGAAATTTTACGGACTTTATGGTCTCAACCAGTAGATTTGCTGGCGAATCATTTGAGACTGTGCCGAAGTTGGAAGAAACAGTGGAACAATCTTTGGATCCTTTGACAGCTGATAGGGTTTTTAAGTCAGAGGAAGATCATCATGATGGGTCCAGTTCTAAGAAGAATCAAAATGATCCTCCCCCTGAAGTTTATCCTGCTGATCATGTGAATGCTTCTTTTGATTCTTCCCAAATCGAGGTGGATGCTGCACAGATAGGAAACCATGCCAGTTCTGGTAGTATGGTTGATAGTGGCAATCGAAAGGAAGAGGGAAATTACAATGCAAGTGTCCTTTCTGTGTCAGGTGGTTCTGCTAATCATGTGAATGCTTCTATTGATACTACTCAAATCAAGGTGGATGCTACAGAAGAAATACACCATGCCAATTCTGGCCATATAATTGAGAGTTGCAAtagaaatggagaagaaaatgCAGATCTAAATGTCCTTTCTGTGACTGATGATGCATCAATAGTCAACCATCCTGGGGTGGTTGTGGAACATTTTAAAGACACTAAAGAAGTGAAACTACAGGAATATGCAATCCTCGATTCCTGTACAACAATCACGGATAAGGAAGACAGTGCTAAGGATTCCGCTTCTGAGGAGAATTCTTCCAGTTTCCAGTCAAGGCAATTGAGTGAAGGAACTGAGCTCCCTTCTGGCCATATAATCGAGAGTTGCAATAGAAATGCAGATGTAAATGTCCTTTCTGTGACTGATGATACATCAATAGTCAACCATCCTGAGGTGGTTGTTGAACATTTTAAAGACGCTAAAGAAGTGACACTACAGGAATATGCAATCCCGGATTCATGTGCAACAATCACTGATAAGGAAGACAGTGCTAAAGATTCCGCTTCTGAGGAGAATTCTTCCAGTTTCCAGTCAAGGCAATTGAGTGAAGGAACTGAGCTCCCTTCTGGCCATATGATCGAGAGTTGCAAtagaaatggagaagaaaatgCAGATGTAAATGTCCTTTCTGTGACTGATGATACATCAATAGTTGACCATCCTGAGGTGGTTGTTGAACATCTTAAAGACACTAAAGAAGTGAAACTGCAGGAATATGCAATCCTCGATTCGTGTGCAACAATCACTGATAAGGAAGACAGTGCTAAAGATTCCGCTTCTGAGGAGAATTCTTCCAGTTTCCAGCCAAGGCAATTGAGTGAAGGAATTGAGGTCCCTTCTTCAATTTCTGTTTTGGGAGACAGCGTTGAACATGAAGGTGGGAGCATCAAGGTGGGTATTGAAGTGCTTGCTGAAGAAGGAGCTGAGGTTTCTCAGATCAAGGTGGCAATTAATGAAATAGGATCCCCTGCAGAGGTGGTGATCCCTGACATTGAGGAAAATCACATGGTCCAGTCTCATGAAGAACAAGAAACTAATGATATTCATTGCAATGAATTAATGGTGAATTTTCCACAAAGTGCTACAAAGCACCTATCTGATGCTGGAAGCAACCAAGTGATTAACTTAGTTGGTGTGGATGATGCGGCCAGTCATGAGCAAGCTAGGAATGAAAGACTTGACATAGTTGGAGATGACAATGGAAAAGGTGCTACAGAGGAAAATTGTAACAAAATCACTAGCAAAAATGCTGAATCTACAGGTAATCTCTCTGAATCCTTAGTTGATCCAACCATGGACTTACCTGAAGGTGATGAAGCTGGTGATcatgaaaagggaaaaacaGAGAAGTATGATATAGATGGAACTGACAGCAGGGAAGGACCTAAAGAGGATGACCTGTCAATTAAGCCAAAACTGACTTCTGAGTCCACTAGCAGTCTTCATGAATCACAAGCTGTTGCAGATGATATAAGGGATGGGTCTCTGAAGAAGTTACCAGAACATGAATTCATGCATTTGGATGGAGTTTCACATTCAAGCAGAGTTGGCGACGATACTGTTTTAGATGCTAGCTTAAAATATGAACTCAATGGCAGTGAAAAAGTGGAAGTAGAATCTCTTGGAGTAAGTACTGCTAATGAGTCATATCGTGGTGGAGATGTTAATTCATTGCAAAAGACTTCAGAAGACCACATCAGACAAGAGTCGAATCCGTCTGATTTAGTAACTGAATCTTCTGTTCAAAGTTCCGCTGCTGTTGAAGATAACCATGTAACAGAGTTTGGTGGGAGTGCATCTGGAATCACTTCGGAGTCTTTGGAAGGTGATAATAACAATGTTAAGCAACAGATTGCTGCATCTGCAATTGATGCTTCAGTTGACTCTTATAGCCAAACTGATAGTTTAGAAGGCAATTGGGGATCTGTTTCAG TACTTTCTACCCAATCGGTTACAGCGGCGCTTATTGATACTGAGACATTGCCATCATTAGATTCCCAAGCATTGGCAGAAGCAGAGAAAGCCCTCTTGGAGAAGCCAAAAGCAGCACCAGAGAGACAGCGTTCTGATAAATCAGATATGTTTGAGGCACCATCTTTCATGACATTAGTTGAACCTAGAGATAGGAGTGACCAAAAAGGTACTGCTTCAGAAGTCCAGACAGGACAGAATCCACCACAGCAATCTGCATCTTTGCAGGCTGGGTGGTTTCCTTCTCTTACTCATGTTGTTAATGATTCAcaagggagaaagaaaaatgaagagattATTGCGAAGGTAACAAACTGGAGTACTGGAAAGCAACACACTCCTTTAAAAAGCCTTTTGGGTGAGGCTTCCCTTGAGAGCAAACTAAAgttaaagaaagcaaaagaaaatccAGCTCCTGCAACACAAAAAGATGAAACATTTCCAAAAGATAATGGTGCTAGCGTCACAACAGTAAACTC
- the LOC121253780 gene encoding uncharacterized protein LOC121253780 isoform X1, which yields MDHQDQKHEGHGVHCHKCGWPFPNPHPSARHRRAHKKICGTIEGYKLVDSEDNPHLNISDEEHLSDEDHAAPSPRVPEKTNNEKGSRGIGVRSNRSEDDLFSDAVAEFSDGGVSAGNEDVEKVAKDDPKIIVGVADIIQPPSISADSSQVENPEVPQSTANQLGSKLHLEDHMLSSTTSSMARSISHYITEESVMLSHDRACPPDDSNIIKPETLTDASQGNVKANAREDVTECSLPCVVQEADTKGTEESNRNFTDFMVSTSRFAGESFETVPKLEETVEQSLDPLTADRVFKSEEDHHDGSSSKKNQNDPPPEVYPADHVNASFDSSQIEVDAAQIGNHASSGSMVDSGNRKEEGNYNASVLSVSGGSANHVNASIDTTQIKVDATEEIHHANSGHIIESCNRNGEENADLNVLSVTDDASIVNHPGVVVEHFKDTKEVKLQEYAILDSCTTITDKEDSAKDSASEENSSSFQSRQLSEGTELPSGHIIESCNRNADVNVLSVTDDTSIVNHPEVVVEHFKDAKEVTLQEYAIPDSCATITDKEDSAKDSASEENSSSFQSRQLSEGTELPSGHMIESCNRNGEENADVNVLSVTDDTSIVDHPEVVVEHLKDTKEVKLQEYAILDSCATITDKEDSAKDSASEENSSSFQPRQLSEGIEVPSSISVLGDSVEHEGGSIKVGIEVLAEEGAEVSQIKVAINEIGSPAEVVIPDIEENHMVQSHEEQETNDIHCNELMVNFPQSATKHLSDAGSNQVINLVGVDDAASHEQARNERLDIVGDDNGKGATEENCNKITSKNAESTGNLSESLVDPTMDLPEGDEAGDHEKGKTEKYDIDGTDSREGPKEDDLSIKPKLTSESTSSLHESQAVADDIRDGSLKKLPEHEFMHLDGVSHSSRVGDDTVLDASLKYELNGSEKVEVESLGVSTANESYRGGDVNSLQKTSEDHIRQESNPSDLVTESSVQSSAAVEDNHVTEFGGSASGITSESLEGDNNNVKQQIAASAIDASVDSYSQTDSLEGNWGSVSVLSTQSVTAALIDTETLPSLDSQALAEAEKALLEKPKAAPERQRSDKSDMFEAPSFMTLVEPRDRSDQKGTASEVQTGQNPPQQSASLQAGWFPSLTHVVNDSQGRKKNEEIIAKVTNWSTGKQHTPLKSLLGEASLESKLKLKKAKENPAPATQKDETFPKDNGASVTTVNSILGPESHTTQAARTETKKEWNSPARYPSEIKREKRKVKGRPYWVQLVCCSSMN from the exons ATGGATCACCAAGATCAGA AGCATGAAGGCCATGGAGTCCATTGTCACAAATGTGGCTGGCCTTTTCCAAACCCGCACCCAAGTGCCAGGCACAGACGTGCACACAAGAAGATTTGCGGAACTATTGAAGGCTACAAGCTGGTTGATTCGGAGGATAACCCCCATTTGAATATTTCCGATGAAGAGCATTTATCTGATGAAGATCACGCAGCCCCTA GTCCTAGAGTCCCGGAGAAAACTAACAATGAGAAGGGTAGCCGTGGCATTGGGGTAAGATCGAACAGATCAGAGGATGATCTGTTTTCGGATGCTGTTGCGGAATTTTCAGATGGTGGAGTTAGTGCGGGAAACGAAGATGTGGAAAAGGTTGCCAAGGATGATCCAAAAATTATTGTTGGCGTAGCTG ATATTATTCAACCACCAAGTATTTCTGCAGACAGCAGCCAAGTTGAAAATCCTGAAGTTCCTCAAAGTACAGCTAATCAGTTAGGGAGTAAACTACATTTGGAAGATCATATGTTAAGCTCTACAACCAGTTCAATGGCAAGGTCTATTTCACATTATATAACTGAGGAATCAGTTATGCTTAGTCATGATAGGGCATGTCCACCCGATGACTCAAATATTATCAAGCCTGAGACTCTGACAGATGCATCACAAGGCAATGTGAAGGCCAATGCCAGGGAGGATGTCACAGAATGCTCTTTGCCATGTGTTGTGCAGGAGGCTGATACAAAGGGAACTGAAGAAAGTAATAGAAATTTTACGGACTTTATGGTCTCAACCAGTAGATTTGCTGGCGAATCATTTGAGACTGTGCCGAAGTTGGAAGAAACAGTGGAACAATCTTTGGATCCTTTGACAGCTGATAGGGTTTTTAAGTCAGAGGAAGATCATCATGATGGGTCCAGTTCTAAGAAGAATCAAAATGATCCTCCCCCTGAAGTTTATCCTGCTGATCATGTGAATGCTTCTTTTGATTCTTCCCAAATCGAGGTGGATGCTGCACAGATAGGAAACCATGCCAGTTCTGGTAGTATGGTTGATAGTGGCAATCGAAAGGAAGAGGGAAATTACAATGCAAGTGTCCTTTCTGTGTCAGGTGGTTCTGCTAATCATGTGAATGCTTCTATTGATACTACTCAAATCAAGGTGGATGCTACAGAAGAAATACACCATGCCAATTCTGGCCATATAATTGAGAGTTGCAAtagaaatggagaagaaaatgCAGATCTAAATGTCCTTTCTGTGACTGATGATGCATCAATAGTCAACCATCCTGGGGTGGTTGTGGAACATTTTAAAGACACTAAAGAAGTGAAACTACAGGAATATGCAATCCTCGATTCCTGTACAACAATCACGGATAAGGAAGACAGTGCTAAGGATTCCGCTTCTGAGGAGAATTCTTCCAGTTTCCAGTCAAGGCAATTGAGTGAAGGAACTGAGCTCCCTTCTGGCCATATAATCGAGAGTTGCAATAGAAATGCAGATGTAAATGTCCTTTCTGTGACTGATGATACATCAATAGTCAACCATCCTGAGGTGGTTGTTGAACATTTTAAAGACGCTAAAGAAGTGACACTACAGGAATATGCAATCCCGGATTCATGTGCAACAATCACTGATAAGGAAGACAGTGCTAAAGATTCCGCTTCTGAGGAGAATTCTTCCAGTTTCCAGTCAAGGCAATTGAGTGAAGGAACTGAGCTCCCTTCTGGCCATATGATCGAGAGTTGCAAtagaaatggagaagaaaatgCAGATGTAAATGTCCTTTCTGTGACTGATGATACATCAATAGTTGACCATCCTGAGGTGGTTGTTGAACATCTTAAAGACACTAAAGAAGTGAAACTGCAGGAATATGCAATCCTCGATTCGTGTGCAACAATCACTGATAAGGAAGACAGTGCTAAAGATTCCGCTTCTGAGGAGAATTCTTCCAGTTTCCAGCCAAGGCAATTGAGTGAAGGAATTGAGGTCCCTTCTTCAATTTCTGTTTTGGGAGACAGCGTTGAACATGAAGGTGGGAGCATCAAGGTGGGTATTGAAGTGCTTGCTGAAGAAGGAGCTGAGGTTTCTCAGATCAAGGTGGCAATTAATGAAATAGGATCCCCTGCAGAGGTGGTGATCCCTGACATTGAGGAAAATCACATGGTCCAGTCTCATGAAGAACAAGAAACTAATGATATTCATTGCAATGAATTAATGGTGAATTTTCCACAAAGTGCTACAAAGCACCTATCTGATGCTGGAAGCAACCAAGTGATTAACTTAGTTGGTGTGGATGATGCGGCCAGTCATGAGCAAGCTAGGAATGAAAGACTTGACATAGTTGGAGATGACAATGGAAAAGGTGCTACAGAGGAAAATTGTAACAAAATCACTAGCAAAAATGCTGAATCTACAGGTAATCTCTCTGAATCCTTAGTTGATCCAACCATGGACTTACCTGAAGGTGATGAAGCTGGTGATcatgaaaagggaaaaacaGAGAAGTATGATATAGATGGAACTGACAGCAGGGAAGGACCTAAAGAGGATGACCTGTCAATTAAGCCAAAACTGACTTCTGAGTCCACTAGCAGTCTTCATGAATCACAAGCTGTTGCAGATGATATAAGGGATGGGTCTCTGAAGAAGTTACCAGAACATGAATTCATGCATTTGGATGGAGTTTCACATTCAAGCAGAGTTGGCGACGATACTGTTTTAGATGCTAGCTTAAAATATGAACTCAATGGCAGTGAAAAAGTGGAAGTAGAATCTCTTGGAGTAAGTACTGCTAATGAGTCATATCGTGGTGGAGATGTTAATTCATTGCAAAAGACTTCAGAAGACCACATCAGACAAGAGTCGAATCCGTCTGATTTAGTAACTGAATCTTCTGTTCAAAGTTCCGCTGCTGTTGAAGATAACCATGTAACAGAGTTTGGTGGGAGTGCATCTGGAATCACTTCGGAGTCTTTGGAAGGTGATAATAACAATGTTAAGCAACAGATTGCTGCATCTGCAATTGATGCTTCAGTTGACTCTTATAGCCAAACTGATAGTTTAGAAGGCAATTGGGGATCTGTTTCAG TACTTTCTACCCAATCGGTTACAGCGGCGCTTATTGATACTGAGACATTGCCATCATTAGATTCCCAAGCATTGGCAGAAGCAGAGAAAGCCCTCTTGGAGAAGCCAAAAGCAGCACCAGAGAGACAGCGTTCTGATAAATCAGATATGTTTGAGGCACCATCTTTCATGACATTAGTTGAACCTAGAGATAGGAGTGACCAAAAAGGTACTGCTTCAGAAGTCCAGACAGGACAGAATCCACCACAGCAATCTGCATCTTTGCAGGCTGGGTGGTTTCCTTCTCTTACTCATGTTGTTAATGATTCAcaagggagaaagaaaaatgaagagattATTGCGAAGGTAACAAACTGGAGTACTGGAAAGCAACACACTCCTTTAAAAAGCCTTTTGGGTGAGGCTTCCCTTGAGAGCAAACTAAAgttaaagaaagcaaaagaaaatccAGCTCCTGCAACACAAAAAGATGAAACATTTCCAAAAGATAATGGTGCTAGCGTCACAACAGTAAACTC